In one window of Opitutus sp. GAS368 DNA:
- a CDS encoding DUF420 domain-containing protein, translating to MTVHDIPTLNAALNATATVLITAGYVFIKRGQRDLHRAAMMSASVVSALFLVGYVTHKILIRGVHTPFGGETAFLRAFYYTMLTSHIILAIAIAYLVPRTLLFALKGDYVSHKRWAKFTFPIWYYVSVTGVLVYFFLYQWWPAVPAG from the coding sequence ATGACCGTCCACGACATCCCCACGCTCAACGCCGCGCTCAACGCCACCGCCACGGTGCTCATCACCGCGGGCTACGTCTTCATCAAGCGCGGCCAGCGCGACCTGCACCGCGCCGCCATGATGAGCGCCTCGGTCGTGTCGGCGCTGTTCCTCGTCGGCTACGTGACGCACAAGATCCTCATCCGCGGTGTGCACACGCCGTTCGGCGGCGAGACGGCGTTTCTGCGGGCGTTCTATTACACGATGCTCACCTCGCACATCATCCTGGCGATCGCCATCGCCTACCTGGTGCCGCGGACGCTCCTGTTCGCCCTCAAGGGCGACTACGTCTCGCACAAGCGGTGGGCGAAGTTCACCTTCCCGATCTGGTATTACGTGTCGGTGACCGGCGTGCTGGTGTATTTCTTCCTCTATCAGTGGTGGCCCGCGGTGCCGGCCGGCTGA
- the coxB gene encoding cytochrome c oxidase subunit II — protein MTRTRPVYRKVFRFAPAFLASLGLVLLTGCNKLHQVFSLSGPQSTMVTAGPVASRQWDLFMITVYVTTFIFIVVGTVLAYAQIKFRAKDDTADKSVPPPQGHGNPLIEVGLIAFSVLLLVIIAVPTVRDIWYTNDVPNEEKGNALDVTATGYQWWFQFRYDTEMVKLPAGGETPLVTGNELVVPAGRPVRVQVRTVDVIHSFWVPKLAGKVDMMPNRANFLWFKADHPGYYYGQCAEYCGESHAVMRFRVIALDRADYDKWLANQKQPARSVTAKSLAAAADRPRVQFASLKLDDGRALSGSPEFDANPLAAWHKQQDVEQDENPALVAQGRKLFSEKTCVSCHTVRGHEGIGITGPDLTRVGARSTIAAGVLENTKERVSQWLHDPVHFKPGNKMYFGGYMVQEGSGDNAKWKQNFTLNDTEINALVAYLHSLK, from the coding sequence ATGACCCGCACACGTCCCGTTTACCGCAAAGTTTTCCGCTTTGCCCCCGCTTTTCTTGCCAGCCTCGGCCTGGTCCTGCTCACCGGCTGCAACAAGCTGCACCAGGTCTTCAGCCTCAGCGGCCCCCAGTCCACCATGGTCACCGCGGGCCCCGTCGCCTCCCGGCAGTGGGACCTGTTCATGATCACGGTCTACGTGACGACCTTCATCTTCATCGTGGTTGGAACTGTCCTGGCCTACGCCCAGATCAAGTTCCGGGCCAAGGACGACACCGCCGACAAGTCCGTGCCGCCACCACAGGGCCACGGCAATCCGTTGATCGAGGTCGGCCTGATCGCCTTCTCCGTCCTCCTGCTTGTCATCATCGCCGTCCCGACCGTCCGCGACATCTGGTATACCAACGACGTCCCCAACGAGGAAAAGGGCAACGCCCTCGATGTCACCGCCACCGGCTACCAGTGGTGGTTCCAATTCAGGTATGACACCGAGATGGTGAAGCTCCCCGCCGGCGGCGAGACACCCCTCGTGACGGGCAACGAGCTCGTCGTCCCCGCCGGCCGGCCCGTCCGCGTGCAGGTGCGCACGGTCGACGTCATCCACAGCTTCTGGGTCCCCAAGCTGGCCGGCAAGGTGGACATGATGCCCAACCGCGCCAATTTCCTCTGGTTCAAGGCGGACCACCCCGGCTACTACTACGGCCAGTGCGCCGAGTATTGTGGCGAGTCCCACGCCGTCATGCGCTTCCGCGTCATCGCGCTCGACCGGGCCGATTACGACAAGTGGCTCGCCAACCAGAAGCAGCCCGCCCGCAGCGTCACGGCCAAGTCCCTCGCCGCCGCGGCCGACCGGCCTCGCGTCCAGTTCGCCAGCCTGAAGCTCGATGACGGCCGCGCGCTGTCCGGCTCGCCCGAGTTTGACGCCAACCCGCTCGCCGCCTGGCACAAGCAGCAGGACGTCGAGCAGGACGAGAATCCCGCGCTGGTCGCCCAGGGCCGCAAGCTGTTCTCGGAAAAGACCTGCGTCTCCTGCCACACCGTCCGCGGCCACGAGGGCATCGGCATCACCGGCCCCGACCTGACCCGCGTCGGCGCCCGCTCGACCATCGCCGCCGGCGTGCTGGAGAACACCAAGGAGCGCGTCAGCCAGTGGCTCCACGACCCGGTGCACTTCAAACCCGGCAACAAGATGTATTTCGGCGGCTACATGGTCCAGGAAGGCTCCGGCGACAACGCGAAGTGGAAGCAGAACTTCACGCTCAACGACACGGAGATCAACGCCCTCGTCGCCTACCTGCACAGCCTCAAGTGA
- a CDS encoding ADOP family duplicated permease, which yields MPQSLRYVVRSLLGAPAFTAIAVVTLALGIGVNSSMYSVMNALMFSTVPFPRPDSIVSLFGRSPEAQVNGFSAPELNELRAHPAQAFVAIAPLQQTREAVILSDQVSEEKQGVRAHADLFKVLETPPLLGRTFSTEECVNGRDAVVLITEALWRKQFGAKPEVLGQTMRISARVFTIIGVLPKVYSSAILFGECEYFRPLVYTPDQEASRNRREFGCLARLAPGFTPTQAMANLTALTDRWAKDTPILYPKYNITVRQTGQAGRSGNFSIIGLQMGVAAAILAIACANLANLQMARAVTRLRDLAIRSALGASRWMLIKQQLLESLVIAAAGGALGLLIARWCNELVGRNIKTGINSTMELSIDARVLGFTAALSILSGLCFGLVPAWLASRTDVNMALKQQTRSASGSKTQGLIRSLLVIGQVALSLAMLSVAGMMIHGLGHILNFRPAWDSESILTSNVQVEEAAYGDPAKARALYEALGVRLARIPGVEASTIASMLPDQRGWLEDAFIEGQDFSLPTRSRANMFLVTSGYFKTLGIRLLEGKTFPENVSPASVEQVVISQSLAKHFWPTGGALGKRLGTKNPSGKVSWREIIGVVADAEPTIVFGDPYPQMQCYSHFIYQPWAWFQIALRGDNPGRFENDLRRAVSEVAPTATLRTVMTIAEMRDKTLHNLVVINAVLLGFALLGLTLASVGLYGVVAHNVNQRMTEFGIRLALGARQTDLLRIVLRQGLRLTLIGLGLGAIGSYELCQLLQHNLGPIITQSYVILGGTSVAIFAVSLLATWVPARRATEADPIVALRAE from the coding sequence ATGCCTCAGTCACTCCGCTATGTCGTGCGTTCACTGCTGGGCGCACCCGCCTTCACCGCCATCGCGGTCGTCACCCTGGCGCTGGGCATCGGGGTCAACTCGTCGATGTATTCAGTGATGAATGCCCTGATGTTTTCGACCGTCCCTTTCCCGCGCCCCGATTCCATCGTCTCGCTGTTTGGCCGAAGTCCCGAAGCCCAGGTAAATGGCTTTTCCGCTCCCGAACTGAATGAACTCCGCGCGCACCCCGCCCAGGCGTTTGTCGCCATAGCCCCCCTCCAGCAGACCCGGGAGGCCGTTATTCTATCCGATCAGGTGTCCGAGGAAAAACAGGGTGTGAGAGCGCATGCCGACTTGTTCAAGGTTCTCGAGACTCCGCCCCTGCTCGGTCGCACCTTCAGCACGGAGGAATGCGTGAATGGCCGGGATGCCGTCGTGCTGATCACCGAGGCCCTCTGGCGCAAACAATTTGGCGCCAAACCCGAGGTCCTCGGCCAGACGATGCGCATCAGCGCCCGTGTTTTCACCATTATCGGTGTTTTGCCCAAGGTGTATTCGTCGGCCATTCTGTTTGGCGAATGCGAGTATTTCCGTCCCTTGGTTTATACCCCCGATCAGGAGGCCAGTCGTAATCGGCGGGAATTTGGCTGCCTGGCCCGGCTCGCCCCCGGATTCACCCCGACGCAAGCCATGGCCAATTTGACCGCGCTGACGGATCGTTGGGCCAAGGACACCCCCATCCTCTATCCCAAATACAATATTACCGTTCGCCAGACGGGGCAGGCCGGTCGTTCTGGAAATTTTTCCATCATCGGCCTGCAAATGGGCGTGGCCGCGGCCATTCTGGCCATCGCCTGCGCCAATCTCGCCAATTTGCAGATGGCCCGCGCCGTCACCCGCCTCCGCGACCTCGCCATCCGTTCCGCGCTCGGAGCCAGTCGCTGGATGCTGATCAAACAGCAATTGCTCGAGTCGCTGGTGATAGCGGCGGCCGGCGGAGCCCTCGGCCTGCTGATTGCGAGGTGGTGCAACGAACTGGTCGGCCGCAACATCAAGACCGGGATAAATTCCACCATGGAGCTCTCCATCGACGCCCGGGTGCTCGGCTTCACCGCCGCGCTCTCGATCCTTTCCGGTCTCTGCTTTGGCCTGGTCCCCGCCTGGCTCGCCTCCCGCACGGACGTCAACATGGCCCTCAAGCAGCAAACCCGCAGCGCTTCAGGCAGCAAAACCCAAGGTTTGATTCGCAGCCTGCTCGTCATCGGCCAGGTCGCGCTTTCGCTCGCCATGCTGTCGGTCGCGGGAATGATGATTCACGGACTCGGGCATATCCTTAACTTCCGCCCCGCTTGGGACAGTGAGTCCATCCTCACTTCCAACGTTCAGGTGGAGGAAGCGGCCTATGGCGACCCGGCGAAGGCCCGGGCCCTCTATGAAGCGCTGGGTGTCCGCCTGGCGCGCATCCCCGGCGTGGAGGCTTCCACGATCGCCTCGATGCTACCCGATCAGCGTGGCTGGCTGGAGGATGCTTTCATTGAAGGCCAGGACTTTTCTCTCCCGACCCGGTCCAGGGCCAATATGTTTCTGGTCACGTCGGGTTATTTCAAAACGCTTGGCATTCGCCTGCTCGAAGGGAAAACATTTCCAGAGAATGTTTCCCCCGCTTCGGTCGAACAGGTCGTCATCAGTCAATCTTTGGCCAAACACTTCTGGCCCACCGGCGGTGCGCTCGGCAAACGCCTCGGCACCAAAAATCCTTCGGGCAAGGTCTCCTGGCGGGAAATCATCGGGGTGGTGGCCGATGCGGAACCCACCATCGTTTTCGGGGATCCTTATCCCCAGATGCAATGTTACTCCCATTTCATCTATCAGCCTTGGGCGTGGTTCCAAATCGCGCTTCGTGGGGACAATCCCGGTCGCTTCGAAAACGATCTCCGCCGGGCCGTATCCGAGGTGGCGCCCACGGCGACGCTGCGCACCGTCATGACCATTGCGGAAATGCGCGACAAAACGTTGCATAACCTGGTCGTGATCAATGCGGTCTTGCTCGGCTTCGCCTTGCTTGGTCTCACGCTGGCCAGTGTCGGTCTCTATGGCGTTGTGGCCCACAATGTAAACCAGCGCATGACGGAGTTTGGCATCCGCCTCGCGCTCGGTGCGCGGCAAACGGACCTGTTGCGCATCGTCCTGCGGCAAGGCCTGCGTCTGACTTTGATCGGTCTCGGCCTGGGCGCCATCGGTTCCTATGAACTCTGCCAGCTGCTGCAGCACAATCTCGGCCCGATCATCACCCAGAGCTACGTGATTCTCGGTGGCACCAGTGTGGCCATTTTTGCCGTCTCCCTCCTCGCCACCTGGGTGCCCGCCCGCCGCGCCACCGAGGCCGATCCCATCGTCGCGCTGCGTGCCGAGTAG
- the ctaD gene encoding cytochrome c oxidase subunit I: MAEALAKHAYTGGAHAPAKKATFELFARPTAKTGLIGWLTTVDHKKIGMLYGGFAILFFLIGGLEALLIRTQLIVPNNHFLEAQTYNELFTMHGTTMIFLAVMPLNAAFFNLLIPLQVGARDVAFPRLNSFSLWVWVVGAILLNVGWLSHFVPAWKFGGAPSIGWFGYAPLTSKTFTPQLSTDLWVFGLQVLGLSSIVASLNFIVTIINMRAPGLTMMRLPVFTWMALVTSFLLILALPAIAIALVEVMFDRNFGTNFFEVSGGGQPILWQHLFWVFGHPEVYILILPPMGYVSEILPTFSRKPLFGYPIIVFSGVAIGFIGFGVWSHHMFTTGLGNVATAAFALATMAIAVPTGVKIFNWIGTLWGGQIQTRVPMMFALGFIWMFMLGGFSGIMHSAAPADAQQQDSYFVIAHFHYVLIGGATFALLAAIHYWFPKFFGRMVPEFWGKLSFWLIFVGFNCTFFPMHFLGLNGMPRRTWTYDSNMGWNEGNLFASCGAYLLGLGIFTYFAVLVWSFFKGKVAGNDPWDGRTMEWSIPSPPPEHNFAAIPTVHARDAWWYEKHHQEEIAKEKAEHIKAEESHGGIHMPDQSWYPIIAAFGLLIGTYNMAQMHHPVMMFDREMLSSHLPLAITGLCILVTACYLWSLEGPGGYHLHIAPDGKVTESRGDHH, translated from the coding sequence ATGGCAGAAGCACTGGCAAAACACGCTTATACCGGCGGCGCCCACGCCCCGGCCAAGAAGGCGACCTTCGAATTGTTCGCCCGCCCGACGGCCAAGACGGGCCTCATCGGCTGGCTGACCACCGTCGATCATAAGAAGATCGGCATGCTCTACGGTGGCTTCGCCATCCTGTTCTTCCTCATCGGCGGCCTCGAGGCCCTGCTGATCCGCACCCAGCTCATCGTCCCGAACAACCATTTCCTCGAGGCGCAGACCTACAACGAGCTGTTCACGATGCACGGCACCACGATGATCTTCCTCGCGGTCATGCCGTTGAACGCGGCGTTCTTCAACCTGCTCATCCCGCTCCAGGTCGGCGCGCGCGATGTCGCCTTCCCCCGCCTCAACTCCTTCTCGCTCTGGGTCTGGGTCGTCGGCGCCATCCTGCTCAACGTCGGCTGGCTCTCCCACTTCGTCCCGGCGTGGAAGTTCGGCGGCGCCCCCTCCATCGGCTGGTTCGGCTACGCCCCCCTCACCTCCAAGACCTTCACCCCGCAGCTCTCCACCGACCTCTGGGTGTTCGGCCTGCAGGTGCTCGGTCTCTCCTCCATCGTCGCCTCGCTGAACTTCATTGTCACGATCATCAACATGCGGGCCCCGGGTCTGACGATGATGCGCCTGCCGGTGTTCACGTGGATGGCACTTGTCACCAGCTTCCTGCTCATCCTCGCCCTCCCCGCCATCGCCATCGCGCTGGTCGAGGTCATGTTCGACCGCAACTTCGGCACGAACTTCTTCGAGGTCTCCGGCGGCGGCCAGCCCATCCTCTGGCAGCACCTCTTCTGGGTGTTCGGCCACCCCGAGGTCTACATCCTCATTCTGCCCCCGATGGGCTACGTCTCGGAGATCCTGCCGACCTTCTCGCGCAAGCCGCTCTTCGGCTACCCGATCATCGTGTTCTCCGGCGTGGCGATCGGCTTCATCGGCTTCGGCGTGTGGAGCCACCACATGTTCACCACCGGCCTGGGCAACGTCGCCACCGCGGCCTTCGCGCTCGCCACCATGGCCATCGCCGTCCCGACCGGCGTCAAGATCTTCAACTGGATCGGCACCCTCTGGGGCGGCCAGATCCAGACCCGCGTGCCCATGATGTTCGCCCTCGGCTTCATCTGGATGTTCATGCTCGGCGGCTTTTCCGGCATCATGCACTCCGCCGCGCCGGCCGACGCCCAGCAGCAGGACAGCTACTTCGTCATCGCCCACTTCCACTACGTGCTCATCGGCGGCGCCACCTTCGCGCTGCTCGCGGCCATCCACTACTGGTTCCCGAAGTTCTTCGGCCGGATGGTGCCGGAGTTCTGGGGCAAGCTCTCCTTCTGGCTCATCTTCGTCGGCTTCAACTGCACGTTCTTCCCGATGCACTTCCTCGGCCTGAACGGCATGCCCCGCCGCACCTGGACCTACGACTCCAACATGGGCTGGAACGAGGGCAACCTCTTCGCCTCCTGCGGCGCCTACCTGCTCGGCCTCGGCATCTTCACCTACTTCGCCGTCCTCGTCTGGAGCTTCTTCAAGGGCAAGGTGGCCGGCAACGACCCGTGGGACGGCCGCACGATGGAGTGGTCCATCCCCTCCCCGCCGCCCGAGCACAACTTCGCCGCCATCCCGACCGTCCACGCGCGCGACGCCTGGTGGTATGAGAAGCACCATCAGGAGGAGATCGCCAAGGAGAAGGCCGAGCACATCAAGGCCGAGGAATCCCACGGCGGCATCCACATGCCCGACCAGTCCTGGTATCCGATCATCGCCGCCTTCGGCCTGCTCATCGGCACCTACAACATGGCGCAGATGCACCACCCGGTCATGATGTTCGACCGGGAGATGCTCTCCTCGCACCTGCCCCTCGCCATCACCGGCCTCTGCATCCTGGTCACCGCCTGCTACCTGTGGTCCCTCGAGGGCCCCGGCGGCTACCACCTCCACATCGCCCCCGACGGCAAGGTCACCGAGTCCCGCGGCGACCACCACTGA
- the cyoE gene encoding heme o synthase codes for MTQTEEQLPTGLAAPASPATWRHYLELTKPRLSFMSVITAMVGYLAALPYWDWARTLYLMLGTALCAGGVAALNQWMESELDAKMKRTADRPIPTGVIQPGSAFIVGWLMCIAGLAVLFRQVNGMSSFLALATIVAYLAIYTPAKRWSRWNTEIGAISGALPPMIGWAAAGRSNDPLGWSLFAILYTWQMPHFFALCWTYRKDYAAAGMRMISVTDPSGRRVSRRAFIWSVLLVAASALPTLLGYCSWYYFAFAAVLGLWILKSTITFLNPARRETEARRLFLISIAYLPLLLGVLLADRLIFRF; via the coding sequence ATGACCCAGACCGAGGAACAGCTCCCGACCGGACTCGCCGCCCCCGCCTCGCCCGCGACGTGGCGGCATTACCTCGAGCTGACCAAGCCGCGGCTGAGCTTCATGTCGGTCATCACCGCCATGGTCGGCTACCTGGCGGCGCTGCCATATTGGGACTGGGCGCGGACGCTTTATCTCATGCTCGGCACGGCGCTGTGCGCCGGTGGCGTGGCGGCGCTCAACCAGTGGATGGAGAGCGAACTCGACGCGAAGATGAAGCGCACGGCCGACCGGCCCATCCCCACCGGCGTCATCCAGCCCGGCTCGGCCTTCATCGTCGGCTGGCTGATGTGCATCGCCGGCCTCGCCGTGCTGTTCCGGCAGGTCAACGGCATGTCCTCCTTCCTCGCGCTCGCCACCATCGTGGCCTACCTCGCCATCTATACGCCGGCCAAGCGCTGGTCGCGCTGGAACACCGAGATCGGCGCCATCAGCGGCGCGCTGCCCCCGATGATCGGCTGGGCCGCGGCCGGCCGCTCCAACGACCCGCTCGGCTGGTCGCTCTTCGCCATCCTCTACACCTGGCAGATGCCGCACTTCTTCGCACTGTGCTGGACCTACCGCAAGGACTACGCCGCCGCCGGCATGCGGATGATCTCGGTCACCGATCCGAGCGGCCGCCGGGTGTCGCGCCGGGCCTTCATCTGGAGCGTGCTGCTGGTCGCGGCCAGCGCCCTGCCCACCCTGCTCGGCTACTGCTCGTGGTATTATTTCGCCTTCGCGGCGGTGCTCGGCCTGTGGATCCTGAAATCAACGATCACTTTCCTCAACCCGGCCCGGCGCGAAACCGAGGCGCGCCGGCTGTTCCTCATCTCGATCGCCTATCTGCCGCTGCTGCTGGGTGTGCTGCTGGCCGACCGCTTGATTTTCAGATTCTGA
- a CDS encoding COX15/CtaA family protein has product MTRTPTYKAGLAWFAAVGSAWVFVLVALGAFTTTIGAGMAFPDWPLSNGSVNPHGWLTEIDKFAEHSHRLSGTMMGLITIVLAVWLHRAESRAWLRKLGWWALAIVIFQGVLGGTRVLLDPVHVPGFDMSLGQMLRIPHGVLAQVYVCMLFAIAAGVSRPWVENSFGAAGDRVRRLGWWCVALLLVQLTVASTMRHNYAGLAIPTFPYSTPEGGLLPAAWDYKVVLHFLHRAMAALIGVMVLVYGHFLWREKTLTPFLRGCSVLLVALVTLQITLGAQVIWTGRSVAMTTGHVLVGALTLATTFVVAFFTGRGSIEKAHP; this is encoded by the coding sequence ATGACCCGCACCCCCACCTACAAAGCCGGCCTCGCCTGGTTCGCCGCCGTTGGCAGCGCGTGGGTGTTCGTGCTCGTGGCGCTCGGGGCGTTCACCACCACCATCGGCGCCGGCATGGCTTTCCCCGACTGGCCGCTGTCCAACGGCTCGGTCAACCCGCACGGGTGGTTGACCGAGATCGACAAGTTCGCCGAACACTCGCACCGGCTGAGCGGCACGATGATGGGCCTCATCACGATCGTCCTCGCCGTCTGGCTGCACCGCGCCGAATCGCGCGCCTGGCTGCGGAAGCTCGGCTGGTGGGCGCTGGCCATCGTCATTTTCCAGGGTGTCCTCGGCGGCACGCGCGTGCTGTTAGACCCGGTGCACGTGCCGGGTTTTGACATGTCCCTCGGCCAGATGCTGCGCATCCCGCACGGCGTGCTGGCGCAGGTCTATGTGTGTATGCTTTTCGCCATCGCCGCCGGCGTCTCGCGGCCGTGGGTGGAGAATTCCTTCGGCGCCGCCGGCGATCGCGTGCGCCGGTTGGGCTGGTGGTGCGTGGCGCTCCTGCTCGTGCAGCTGACTGTCGCCTCGACCATGCGGCACAACTACGCCGGCCTCGCGATCCCGACCTTCCCCTACTCGACCCCGGAGGGCGGCCTGCTGCCGGCGGCGTGGGACTACAAGGTCGTGCTGCACTTCCTGCACCGCGCGATGGCGGCGCTCATCGGCGTCATGGTGCTGGTTTACGGCCACTTCCTCTGGCGCGAGAAAACGCTCACGCCGTTCCTGCGCGGCTGCAGCGTGCTGCTGGTCGCCCTGGTCACGCTGCAGATCACCCTCGGCGCGCAGGTCATCTGGACCGGCCGCAGCGTCGCCATGACCACGGGGCACGTGCTGGTCGGCGCGCTGACGCTCGCCACGACGTTCGTGGTGGCGTTTTTCACCGGGCGGGGCTCGATTGAAAAGGCCCACCCATGA
- a CDS encoding plastocyanin/azurin family copper-binding protein, which produces MKKHLLLPVLAGSLLLAGCGQKDQAAASATPAQTAPAVAAFEFTANDTMKYNLTQIEVKAGQDVKVTLTNTGTMPKAAMAHNWILLKKGTDPKAFVDSAITAMATDYIPAAADQIIVHTKLLGAKQSDEITFKAPTEPGEYPFVCSFPAHFQSGMHGVMIVK; this is translated from the coding sequence ATGAAAAAACACCTCCTCCTCCCCGTGCTGGCGGGCAGCCTGCTTCTGGCGGGCTGCGGCCAGAAAGACCAGGCCGCCGCTTCGGCGACTCCCGCCCAGACGGCTCCGGCGGTCGCAGCCTTCGAATTTACCGCGAACGACACGATGAAGTATAACCTTACCCAGATTGAGGTTAAGGCCGGTCAGGACGTCAAAGTCACCCTGACCAACACCGGCACCATGCCGAAGGCCGCCATGGCCCACAACTGGATCCTCCTGAAGAAGGGCACCGATCCGAAGGCCTTCGTTGACTCCGCCATCACCGCGATGGCCACGGATTACATCCCCGCCGCCGCCGACCAGATCATCGTCCACACCAAGCTCCTCGGCGCCAAGCAGAGCGATGAGATCACCTTCAAGGCCCCGACCGAGCCGGGCGAATACCCGTTCGTCTGCAGCTTCCCGGCACACTTCCAGTCGGGCATGCATGGCGTGATGATCGTCAAGTAA
- a CDS encoding tetratricopeptide repeat protein — translation MKRILQSAAWRGLAVLVLGLSLAPALPAQSTGDQARSILGQAIANQEKPGELQGALQKLEALAGHGTSDATLEYARGWVLSRVERPVDAVAAYRHAIALDPTLAAAHYNLGVLLSSNPTTKEESLRYFEAAARLDPRNADASYNAGQADYDLERYGAALAQWRHTQQLTPDDFQVARKLVQTLNALGLWADAAVARDYALRILRERRDPSALNTTSLCVDQLPLKMHRVYVYENLDPASPNLVYFCRIINARNEPIAELDLIRDGESHHVLRLANNSTDKVPAREFSARPPWPELKPIVSEMTQAVLQR, via the coding sequence GTGAAGCGCATCCTGCAATCGGCCGCGTGGCGGGGACTGGCCGTCCTCGTTCTTGGGTTGAGTCTGGCCCCGGCACTGCCCGCGCAAAGCACGGGCGACCAGGCGCGGAGCATTCTCGGGCAGGCCATCGCGAATCAGGAGAAACCCGGTGAACTGCAGGGCGCGCTCCAGAAGCTCGAGGCGCTGGCCGGCCACGGCACGTCCGATGCCACGCTCGAATACGCCCGCGGTTGGGTCCTTTCCCGCGTGGAGCGACCAGTCGATGCCGTGGCCGCCTACCGGCACGCGATTGCGCTCGATCCGACCCTCGCCGCCGCCCACTACAACCTCGGGGTGCTGCTCTCCTCCAACCCAACCACGAAGGAGGAGTCCTTGCGGTATTTCGAAGCGGCCGCGCGCCTCGACCCTCGAAACGCGGACGCCAGTTACAATGCCGGGCAGGCCGATTACGACCTGGAGCGTTACGGGGCGGCCTTGGCGCAATGGCGCCACACCCAGCAGCTCACCCCCGACGATTTCCAGGTCGCCCGGAAGCTCGTCCAGACGCTGAACGCGCTTGGGTTGTGGGCCGATGCGGCGGTCGCACGCGACTACGCCCTGCGCATCCTCCGCGAACGGCGCGATCCCTCCGCGCTAAACACCACGAGCCTCTGCGTGGATCAACTGCCGTTGAAAATGCACCGGGTCTACGTTTATGAGAATCTGGACCCGGCCAGCCCCAACCTCGTCTACTTCTGCCGGATCATCAACGCCCGGAACGAGCCCATCGCCGAGCTGGACCTGATCCGCGACGGCGAATCGCACCATGTGTTGCGGCTGGCGAACAACTCTACCGACAAGGTGCCGGCGCGCGAATTCTCCGCCCGGCCGCCCTGGCCCGAGTTGAAGCCCATCGTGAGCGAGATGACCCAGGCCGTCCTGCAGCGCTGA
- a CDS encoding cytochrome C oxidase subunit IV family protein: MSAPATTADAGHHEPSKFHFYIQIAMILSVITGVEVVLVYLPIVKWFVVTALCTLSAVKFMFVIFFFMHLRWDKVFCTILFFIGLVLAGGTMWALLHIFGADASKPLSAAMLEAARLAIA; the protein is encoded by the coding sequence ATGTCCGCCCCCGCCACCACCGCCGACGCCGGCCACCACGAGCCGAGCAAGTTCCATTTCTATATCCAGATCGCGATGATCCTGTCCGTCATCACGGGCGTGGAGGTCGTGCTGGTCTACCTGCCCATCGTGAAATGGTTCGTCGTTACCGCGCTGTGCACCCTCTCCGCGGTGAAGTTCATGTTCGTCATCTTCTTCTTCATGCACCTGCGCTGGGACAAGGTGTTCTGCACGATCCTGTTCTTCATCGGGCTGGTGCTCGCCGGCGGCACGATGTGGGCCCTGCTGCACATTTTCGGCGCCGACGCCAGCAAGCCCCTCAGCGCCGCCATGCTCGAGGCCGCCCGCCTCGCCATCGCCTGA
- a CDS encoding heme-copper oxidase subunit III, with the protein MSSHAATIDHHHDATTATGIPNKKLLWWAFLASDCMFFGALISTHLVYRLNPPPGNAVPTQVFNIELTSFSTFILLMSSLLMALAVNAIQRGNVRSTRTMLLGTMFFGCIFLGGQVFEFTHFVYVKKMTLSNSIFGSTFFTLTGTHGTHVAIGVLLLGMMYVRTFKPADGRGGGLMLNFLHLLAVAVTFGVAFIWFVPGMIEVIYGASFPELLRHHAIPFAAGIVGLISLIVLGRTRGAVEFGEKNAIDVEAIGLYWHFVDIVWIIIFTAVYLLEYL; encoded by the coding sequence ATGAGCAGCCACGCGGCCACTATCGACCATCATCACGACGCCACGACGGCGACGGGCATCCCGAACAAGAAGCTCCTTTGGTGGGCCTTCCTCGCCTCGGACTGCATGTTCTTCGGCGCGTTGATCTCGACGCACCTTGTCTACCGCCTCAACCCGCCCCCGGGCAACGCGGTCCCGACGCAGGTCTTCAACATCGAGCTCACGTCCTTCTCGACGTTCATCCTGCTCATGTCCTCGCTGCTCATGGCGCTCGCCGTGAACGCCATCCAGCGGGGCAACGTGCGCAGCACGCGCACCATGTTGCTCGGCACGATGTTCTTCGGCTGCATCTTCCTCGGCGGCCAGGTCTTCGAGTTCACCCACTTCGTCTACGTGAAGAAGATGACGCTCTCGAACAGCATCTTCGGCTCCACCTTCTTCACCCTCACCGGCACCCACGGCACGCACGTCGCCATCGGCGTGCTCCTGCTCGGCATGATGTATGTCCGCACCTTCAAGCCCGCCGACGGCCGCGGCGGCGGCCTCATGCTGAACTTCCTCCACCTGCTCGCCGTCGCCGTCACCTTCGGCGTCGCCTTCATCTGGTTCGTCCCGGGCATGATCGAGGTCATCTACGGCGCCAGCTTCCCCGAGCTCCTGCGCCACCACGCCATCCCCTTCGCCGCCGGCATTGTGGGGCTTATCTCCCTCATCGTTTTGGGCCGCACCCGCGGTGCCGTCGAGTTCGGCGAGAAGAACGCCATCGATGTCGAAGCCATCGGCCTCTACTGGCACTTCGTCGACATCGTCTGGATCATCATCTTCACCGCCGTCTACCTGCTGGAATACCTTTAA